One segment of Spiroplasma cantharicola DNA contains the following:
- the fusA gene encoding elongation factor G gives MPREYSLNMIRNFGIMAHIDAGKTTTTERILFHTGRIHKIGETHEGESQMDWMAQEQERGITITSAATTAFWADHRFNIIDTPGHVDFTVEVERSLRVLDGAVAVLDGQSGVEPQTETVWRQATTYKVPRVVFVNKMDKTGADFLYSVKTIGDRLGAKAAPIQLPIGAEDQFSGIIDLVEMKAWGFDGAAEEIAKEIEIPADLKDSAVQLRAQLVEMAVEYDEDLMVKFLDGGEITIPELKSAIRKGVISAEFFPVLAGSAFKNKGVKLLLDAVVDYLPSPLDVPSIKGILPNGTEAERKAADDQPFAALAFKIMTDPFVGKLTFFRVYSGVLTKGSYVLNATKDKKERVGRLLKMHANNREEIDEVYAGDIAAAVGLKDTTTGDTLTDEKNEIILESMIFPEPVIHLALEPKTKADQEKLGLSLNKLSEEDPTFRTFTDEETGQTIIAGMGELHLDIIVDRLKREFKVETNVGAPQVSYRETIKGSAKVEGKYVKQSGGRGQYGHVVIEFEPNHDKGFEWIDKIVGGKISKEYINAARVGLENALQNGVIAGFPMIDVKATIVDGSYHDVDSNEMAYKIAASLALKEAAKKVNPVLLEPIMSVEVTVPDEYYGDVMGNISSKRGLIEGSEQRGNAQTIKSKVPLSEMFGYATELRSFTQGRGNYTMIFSHYNEAPKNIAEEIIKKQGK, from the coding sequence ATGCCAAGAGAATATAGTTTAAATATGATTCGTAACTTTGGTATTATGGCTCATATTGATGCTGGTAAGACTACAACTACAGAACGTATTTTATTCCATACAGGTAGAATTCATAAAATTGGTGAAACTCACGAAGGTGAATCACAAATGGATTGAATGGCTCAGGAACAAGAACGTGGTATTACAATTACATCTGCTGCAACAACAGCATTTTGAGCAGATCACAGATTTAATATCATTGATACTCCTGGTCACGTTGACTTCACAGTTGAAGTTGAAAGATCATTAAGAGTTCTTGATGGAGCTGTAGCTGTTTTAGACGGTCAAAGTGGTGTTGAACCACAAACTGAAACTGTTTGAAGACAAGCAACAACATACAAAGTACCAAGAGTTGTTTTTGTTAACAAAATGGATAAAACTGGAGCTGATTTTTTATACTCAGTAAAAACAATTGGAGATAGATTGGGAGCAAAAGCTGCACCAATTCAATTACCAATTGGAGCAGAAGATCAATTCAGTGGAATTATTGATTTAGTTGAAATGAAAGCTTGAGGTTTTGATGGAGCAGCTGAAGAAATTGCTAAAGAAATTGAAATACCAGCTGATTTAAAAGATAGTGCAGTTCAACTAAGAGCACAATTAGTTGAAATGGCTGTTGAATATGATGAAGACTTGATGGTTAAATTTTTGGATGGTGGAGAAATTACAATTCCAGAATTAAAATCAGCAATTCGTAAAGGAGTAATATCTGCTGAATTTTTCCCAGTATTAGCTGGATCAGCATTTAAAAACAAAGGTGTTAAATTATTATTAGATGCTGTTGTTGATTACTTACCATCACCATTAGATGTTCCTTCAATTAAGGGAATCTTACCAAATGGAACAGAAGCTGAAAGAAAAGCTGCAGATGACCAACCATTTGCTGCGTTAGCTTTTAAAATTATGACTGATCCATTTGTTGGAAAGTTAACATTCTTTAGAGTTTACTCAGGGGTTTTAACAAAAGGTAGTTATGTATTAAACGCAACTAAAGATAAAAAAGAGCGTGTAGGACGTTTATTAAAAATGCATGCAAATAATCGTGAAGAAATTGATGAAGTTTATGCTGGAGATATTGCTGCAGCTGTTGGATTGAAAGATACAACAACTGGAGATACATTAACAGATGAAAAAAATGAGATTATCTTAGAATCAATGATATTCCCAGAACCAGTTATTCACTTAGCATTGGAACCAAAAACTAAAGCTGATCAAGAAAAATTAGGATTATCATTAAATAAATTGTCAGAAGAAGATCCAACTTTTAGAACTTTTACTGATGAAGAAACTGGACAAACAATTATTGCTGGAATGGGTGAATTACACCTTGATATTATTGTTGATCGTTTGAAAAGAGAATTCAAAGTTGAAACAAACGTTGGAGCACCTCAAGTTTCATATCGTGAAACAATTAAAGGTTCAGCAAAAGTTGAAGGTAAATATGTTAAACAATCAGGAGGACGTGGGCAATATGGTCACGTTGTGATTGAGTTTGAACCAAATCATGACAAAGGGTTTGAATGAATTGATAAAATTGTTGGGGGTAAAATCTCAAAAGAATATATCAATGCTGCAAGAGTGGGACTAGAAAATGCGTTACAAAATGGGGTTATTGCTGGATTCCCAATGATAGATGTAAAGGCAACAATAGTTGATGGATCATATCATGATGTCGATTCAAATGAGATGGCATATAAAATTGCTGCATCATTAGCATTAAAAGAGGCTGCGAAAAAAGTTAATCCAGTTCTTTTAGAACCAATTATGTCAGTTGAAGTTACTGTACCAGATGAATATTACGGAGATGTTATGGGTAACATTTCATCAAAACGTGGATTAATTGAAGGTTCAGAACAAAGAGGAAATGCACAAACAATTAAATCAAAAGTTCCTCTTTCAGAAATGTTTGGTTATGCAACTGAATTGCGTTCATTTACACAAGGGCGTGGAAATTATACAATGATTTTCAGTCATTATAATGAAGCACCAAAAAACATTGCTGAAGAAATTATTAAAAAACAAGGTAAATAG
- the rpsG gene encoding 30S ribosomal protein S7, whose translation MRKHQAEKRDVLPDPIYNSKLVSRAVNKIMLDGKRGTAQHILYKAFEKIKEKTGTTPIEVFDKAIENIKPHLELKVRRIGGANYQVPVEVSTERKVTLALRWLINYSRLRNEKEMIDRLANEIIDASNGVGGSVKKREDTHKMAEANKAFAHYRW comes from the coding sequence ATGCGTAAACATCAAGCAGAAAAGAGAGACGTATTACCAGATCCAATTTATAACTCAAAACTAGTAAGTAGAGCAGTTAACAAAATTATGTTAGATGGTAAAAGAGGAACAGCTCAACACATTTTATACAAGGCTTTTGAAAAAATAAAAGAAAAGACTGGAACTACTCCAATCGAAGTTTTTGATAAAGCAATTGAAAATATTAAACCACATTTAGAATTAAAGGTTCGTCGTATTGGTGGAGCAAACTATCAAGTTCCTGTTGAAGTTTCAACAGAAAGAAAAGTTACTTTAGCTTTAAGATGATTAATTAATTATTCAAGATTAAGAAATGAAAAAGAAATGATTGATAGATTAGCAAATGAAATTATTGATGCATCAAATGGTGTAGGTGGATCAGTTAAAAAACGTGAAGATACTCACAAAATGGCTGAAGCTAATAAAGCATTTGCACATTATCGTTGATAA
- the rpsL gene encoding 30S ribosomal protein S12: MATINQLVRKPRKAKTWKTKAPALNRGVNTLLKKVTRVSAPQKRGVCTRVATMTPKKPNSALRKYARVRLTNGMEVTAYIPGEGHNLQEHSVVLIRGGRVKDLPGVRYHIIRGTLDTTGVNGRMQSRSLYGTKRPKEKK, translated from the coding sequence ATGGCAACAATTAATCAATTAGTTAGAAAACCAAGAAAAGCAAAAACATGAAAAACTAAAGCTCCTGCTTTAAACAGAGGAGTTAATACTTTATTAAAAAAAGTTACTAGAGTTTCAGCACCACAAAAAAGAGGTGTTTGTACAAGGGTTGCAACTATGACTCCTAAAAAACCTAACTCAGCTTTACGTAAGTATGCAAGGGTTAGATTGACTAACGGTATGGAGGTAACAGCTTATATTCCAGGAGAAGGACACAACTTACAAGAACATAGTGTTGTGCTTATTCGTGGGGGAAGGGTAAAAGACTTACCTGGGGTTCGTTATCATATAATTCGTGGTACTTTAGATACAACTGGAGTTAACGGAAGAATGCAATCTCGTTCTTTATATGGAACAAAAAGACCTAAAGAGAAAAAATAG
- a CDS encoding glycosyltransferase family protein, translating into MQELNYLEETIEGFIEKHLDKSKLDSLLNKRKKYFTIGIILCLIAIVGFGLIILLFSNIEFEMGLIVFLILSAIDLIAVILGVKFFSKSKRIRKSVFDYINQIEWQDIYNESFEALVKEIANPFIKKVKFINLERTYINSLFKKYYGSPWSFLANYTFFRANEKRNCLNFSFEDKLVNYQFNQTVRTVEEKKRKTKNGTKTIYVHNFVATTILRVENKKFDTSYNGIVILPGKSKKDNYNTESMQFNEKYNINVSNTDLRGPKFLRPKYIDNLTMKNTKNLSGIAIVTDFIVGHQYVSKNNIWTEICIFDKEASFSTSKIIKGFAKKVISDINNALEALTFLDGIY; encoded by the coding sequence ATGCAAGAACTAAATTACTTAGAAGAAACTATTGAAGGCTTTATTGAAAAACATTTGGATAAAAGTAAGTTAGATTCTCTTCTTAACAAAAGAAAAAAATATTTTACAATCGGTATTATTTTATGTTTGATTGCAATTGTAGGGTTTGGATTAATTATTTTGTTATTTTCAAATATAGAATTTGAAATGGGGTTAATAGTTTTTCTAATTTTATCAGCTATTGATTTAATTGCAGTTATTTTAGGAGTGAAATTTTTTTCTAAATCAAAGCGAATTAGAAAATCAGTTTTTGATTATATAAACCAAATAGAATGACAAGATATTTATAATGAATCTTTTGAGGCTTTAGTAAAAGAAATAGCAAATCCATTTATTAAAAAAGTGAAATTTATAAATTTAGAAAGAACTTATATTAATTCACTTTTTAAAAAATATTATGGAAGCCCATGAAGTTTTTTAGCAAATTATACTTTTTTTAGAGCAAATGAAAAGCGAAATTGTTTGAACTTTTCTTTTGAAGATAAGTTAGTAAATTATCAATTTAATCAAACTGTTAGAACTGTAGAAGAAAAAAAGAGAAAAACAAAAAATGGTACTAAAACTATTTATGTTCATAATTTTGTTGCAACAACTATTCTTAGAGTTGAAAATAAGAAATTTGACACATCTTATAATGGAATAGTTATTCTTCCAGGAAAATCAAAAAAGGATAATTACAATACAGAATCAATGCAATTTAATGAGAAATATAATATTAATGTATCAAATACAGATTTAAGAGGCCCTAAATTTCTTAGACCAAAATATATTGATAATTTAACTATGAAAAATACAAAAAATCTAAGCGGGATTGCCATAGTAACTGACTTTATAGTAGGACATCAGTATGTTAGTAAAAATAATATATGAACAGAAATTTGTATATTTGATAAAGAAGCAAGTTTTTCAACTTCAAAAATAATAAAGGGTTTTGCTAAAAAAGTCATTAGTGACATTAATAATGCACTAGAAGCTTTAACTTTTTTAGATGGAATTTATTAA
- a CDS encoding LemA family protein, translating to MIAPNKKQDLNRDADTSPKVSAFGKFFWYLTFILIIPLFIHIGNVNKLKKMDTKVLEAESGIDVQLKRRRDTLIKLMDTVKGSINFEKSTLEQVTNMRMGGGAKTMMENNKILDQVSRSIMIQVENYPNLKSTELFQSMSRSINEIEEDIAASRRIYNSNVSTFNQSIQVWPLNVAGSSIKAKIKYFFEITEEDRADVKIGF from the coding sequence ATGATAGCACCAAATAAGAAACAAGATTTAAATAGGGATGCAGATACTTCACCAAAAGTTTCAGCTTTTGGGAAGTTTTTTTGATATTTAACATTTATATTGATTATTCCCTTATTTATTCACATTGGTAATGTAAATAAGTTGAAAAAAATGGATACAAAAGTATTAGAAGCAGAATCTGGTATTGATGTTCAGTTAAAAAGAAGAAGAGATACTTTAATCAAATTAATGGATACTGTAAAAGGAAGTATTAATTTTGAGAAAAGCACTTTAGAACAAGTTACAAATATGAGAATGGGTGGTGGAGCAAAAACAATGATGGAAAATAATAAAATTCTTGATCAAGTATCAAGAAGTATTATGATACAAGTTGAAAATTACCCAAATTTAAAATCAACTGAATTATTCCAATCAATGTCTAGATCAATTAATGAAATTGAAGAAGATATAGCAGCTTCAAGAAGAATTTATAATAGCAATGTAAGTACTTTTAATCAAAGTATTCAAGTGTGACCATTAAATGTCGCAGGTTCATCAATAAAGGCAAAAATTAAATATTTCTTTGAAATTACAGAAGAAGATAGAGCTGATGTTAAAATTGGATTTTAA